The following coding sequences lie in one Flavobacteriales bacterium genomic window:
- a CDS encoding gliding motility-associated C-terminal domain-containing protein, translated as LTDGTFDLPSEGGVSIYSNSMRRGVCGFNDGSYRVTVSDDNECSITASIEVKRPDSVSVKFDWISDPIEPQADGYYIGPLDVQFIDLSTNRTLNENIWRYWMEHDDPNTNDVIITEEGEALGDSIPSYVFEHRMPTRFFAKLTVSKNGFCPASDSLSFNVSTPSCLQIPNVFTPNGDGVNDIFEMIDHCYLEFFEGDIYNRWGGKLYHWESPEAAWDGRTLAGREVPDGVYFYVISAKGFDGVNRVDVNNSEVETVAGTVTIIR; from the coding sequence ACCTAACCGATGGAACTTTTGATTTGCCTTCTGAAGGTGGTGTTTCTATTTATTCAAACTCTATGAGAAGAGGGGTATGTGGATTTAACGATGGAAGTTATCGTGTTACTGTTTCAGATGATAACGAATGTTCAATAACTGCATCTATTGAGGTGAAACGACCAGATAGCGTGTCGGTTAAGTTTGATTGGATTTCGGATCCTATTGAACCGCAAGCCGATGGGTACTATATAGGGCCTTTGGATGTTCAATTTATTGATTTGAGTACAAATAGGACTTTGAATGAAAATATTTGGAGGTATTGGATGGAACATGATGATCCGAATACCAATGATGTGATCATAACTGAAGAAGGAGAGGCTCTTGGTGATAGTATACCGTCTTATGTTTTTGAACATAGGATGCCAACTAGATTCTTTGCGAAACTAACAGTTAGTAAAAATGGTTTTTGTCCTGCATCAGATAGCCTCTCTTTTAATGTAAGTACCCCTTCTTGTTTACAAATACCAAACGTATTTACACCAAATGGAGATGGAGTGAACGACATTTTTGAAATGATAGATCATTGTTATTTGGAGTTTTTTGAAGGCGATATATATAACCGCTGGGGAGGGAAACTGTATCACTGGGAATCCCCGGAGGCTGCATGGGATGGACGAACCCTCGCAGGAAGGGAAGTGCCGGATGGAGTATACTTCTATGTTATATCAGCGAAAGGGTTTGATGGCGTTAATCGTGTCGACGTGAATAACTCTGAAGTTGAAACTGTTGCAGGTACCGTAACTATTATTAGATAG